The DNA segment AGCCGGTTTTCGCCGGGCTCCTGCTTGGCCCCGGCGGTAATGACGATCACCCGGGCATCGGCATAGTCCTCTTCTGTACCTCTCCGGATATTAACGATGGGAAAATAGGGCTGCCCATGGGCCAGATCCAGGGCCTGGCCGTCCGCCAGATCCTGATTCTGATCGACCAGCACAATTTCGCCGGCAATGCCGTTTTGGGCCAGTGCATAGGCGAAGGTCGCCCCCACGGCCCCGGCGCCGACAATAACAACTTTACGTTCAATCTGTTTCGCCTGATGGCTCATGACCGCCTCCTCACCAATATGACAGACCTAAATTGAGCGTTCCAAATTTTTAAATTAAAAATAGCCGGGCTGCCTATATCTGTCAAATTTTCGGGTGCCGGAGAAAGCCCGGCTAAGCCGCAGGCAGCCGCCCGCAGCCAATATTTCGCCCAAATGCGGGGGTGCTGTCTGCACGGCTAATTTGTTCTAACCGCAAAACCCATAACCACGGTCCTGTTAACGGACAATTAGTCGGCACGGTGGCCGACTCTACGACGCATGTGGCCGTAGGGCAGGCCACCGTGCCTGCCTAAGAAAAGACAGAACAAATTTGCCCGGGTGCTGTTTGGCGCCTGTTTGACTTTTCCTGTAGGTTCAATATAATCTATAAAAAAGTTATTGGGCTTAAATGGCTTATTCCAGAGATGAGGCATTTTCCATGAACTCCCATTCATATCCTTACCTATTGGCTCGCCGACCGTTTTTTCTGGCGGCCGCGGCCCTGGTTCTCTTGACAATCATTGGCGGGTGCGCCCATCACCGCGACTTTAATGCCGATTATGCCGGGCCGACGCCGCTTCCGGAATCGATTCGGAAAACCTATGCATATACCCCGTATGCCGGGCCCTATGAGACGCAATCCATTAAAGCCAATCCCCGCTATGAAATCCAAAAGATTTCGTTTGAAACCGCGCAGGGCCCGTTCAATCAGCCGCACCGGATCACAATGGAGTACTATAAGCCCAATCACGGCGAAAAAACGCCGGTGATTGTGGTGCTTCCTATTTTGGGGGGCAGATACAGCATTACCCGGACGTTTGCCGTCCATTTTGCGGAAGCAGGCTATGGCACCCTGCTGGTGTACCGGCAGAAATCGTATAAAAAAAATCTGGGTATTAAAAATGTGGACCAGACGCTAAAGCAGATCGTGATTGATCATAAGCTGGTGCTTGATTGGGTGGAGAAACAGCCTGAACTGGATGCGGAGCGCATCGGGCTCTTTGGCGTCAGCATGGGCTCGATCAAGGCGTCGCTATTAACCGCCTTAGATGAGCGGGTGGGTGCGGCTGTGCTTGGCCTGGTGGCCGGGGATATCCCCTATATTCTCACCTATTCCAGCGAGCCGGGCGTTAAGCGGAAGCGAAACGCCTACATGAAAGAACACCAAATCACCCGGGAGGAACTCTACCAGGAGCTGAAGGCCCGGGTGGAATGCGACCCCATGATTTACGCGGAGTTCATGGATGCGGCAAATATTATGATGATCCTCGGCCGGTTTGATACGGCCATGCCCTACCAAAAGGGCCGTCTGTTATGGCAAAAGATCGGGAAGCCGGAGCTCATTACCATCCTGTCCGGCCATATCACCGCCTACCCCATGATCCCCTATATCAAGGAGATGGCCACCGCATTTTATGAAAAGCGGTTTGGCGGAATCAATCAAGGGCGCTGCCGAAATTAAAATAAAACCATTTCTGGTTGCAGGCCCGGCCTTCCTTGCCCTTTTGACTGGCGGCCGCATAAGACACCCAGGTTTCAAGGGTCTGGGGCTTAAAGATCACGTTCTGCATATTGCCCTTAAGCGCGGCCGGCTTGGCTATATCCTTTAGCCGATCGACATCGATACGGCCGTAATGGGCGGTCAGCTGGTCATACAGGACTTCAGGCTTGGCGCCCCCATAGACCACATCATCAATGGCCGGATAGATGTCCTCTGGGTTGCGTTCGTCCACC comes from the Desulfobacterales bacterium genome and includes:
- a CDS encoding dienelactone hydrolase family protein — translated: MNSHSYPYLLARRPFFLAAAALVLLTIIGGCAHHRDFNADYAGPTPLPESIRKTYAYTPYAGPYETQSIKANPRYEIQKISFETAQGPFNQPHRITMEYYKPNHGEKTPVIVVLPILGGRYSITRTFAVHFAEAGYGTLLVYRQKSYKKNLGIKNVDQTLKQIVIDHKLVLDWVEKQPELDAERIGLFGVSMGSIKASLLTALDERVGAAVLGLVAGDIPYILTYSSEPGVKRKRNAYMKEHQITREELYQELKARVECDPMIYAEFMDAANIMMILGRFDTAMPYQKGRLLWQKIGKPELITILSGHITAYPMIPYIKEMATAFYEKRFGGINQGRCRN